From the Pyrenophora tritici-repentis strain M4 chromosome 5, whole genome shotgun sequence genome, the window GGCATGCAAGTGAGGCTGATGCTCGGTAATTGAACGCTGGAGCTTGTCTGCCCCTCATCTTTCGTCATAGGTGCACAACAAGCGGGGCAGCATGAGCAGGAACAGCTCGGTATCAAGCCCAAGTGAAGCCACGCGCCCACGCTCCAGCCCGACGCAGAGCGCGCGTCAAGCCCGGCAAGCAAATACAGGGACTTCTCTGGTGACCCACACGATCCTCAGCCTCCTTGTACTTCTGTTAGCGCTTGGAACTGCTTTCTTCGCACCCCACCTTCCCAACGCCGTCGTGCGCCTCGTTACCAAAGATCACGCAACCGGCTTCACGCTCCGAAATCCAATCGTTCTACAAGAACCCTCGGTTTGCCCCAAACCTGAGCAGCAGGTCGAGTTTGTCGGAACCTTTAATCGAGAGCATAAGCGCAGCATGGCACTCGCCGACCAAGCCAAGCGGGTGGCCGCCGAGTTTGACTTTAGCGACGATGCCCTCAACAAGGCCGTCAAGGAGTTTATACGGGAGATGGGTAGGTATTAACACCTGTGGTTCATCATTGGTCACTGACGACGCGTAGACGAGGGCCTGGTGAAGGAGGGCACTGAAATGAGCCAGATTCCTACCTATGTCACTGCTGTCCCCAACGGCACTGAAAAGGTATGACCGCCATACGCGTAGACGTGCGACCATGTTTAACATGAACAGGGCCTCTACATGGCTGTCGATTTGGGCGGCACAAACTTTCGCGTTTGTTCCATTGAGCTCCATGGCAACACCACCTTCTCCCTCACGCAGAGCAAAGTCGCAATACCGCGTGAGCTCATGGTAGCAAAGACATCAAAAGAACTCTTCTCCTTCCTTGCCAAGCAGATTGAAGCATTCCTCAAACTACACCACGAAGAACACTATGCCGGCACGCTTAGGCGCAGAGAAGGAAAGGGCGGCGAGCCGGAAGATGAGGAGATCTTCAACCTGGGCtttactttttcgtttccGGTGCATCAGATTGGCATCAACAAGGGCATGCTCATGCGCTGGACAAAGGGCTTTGACATTCAAGACGCAGTCGGAAAAGACGTCTGTGCGCTGCTCCAACAGGAGATTGATGAGCTACATCTGCCTGTCAAGGTCGCCGCTCTTGTGAATGATACCGTCGGAACCCTCATGGCCCGGTCATACACATCTCCCGGAAAGACTGGCACATTGCTCGGAGCAATTTTCGGAACGGGTACAAATGGAGCCTACGTAGAGAAGTTGGACAAGGTCAGCAAGCTCACCCAGAGCAAGACCGCTGGAGATTATGACCAGTCTACCGGAGAGATGATTGTCAACACCGAGTGGGGTTCGTTTGACAACTCGCTCCGCACGTTGCCCAACAGCCCGTATGACATCGAGCTGGATAAGAACTCTGTGAACCCAGGCATCCAGATGTTTGAGAAACGTGTATCGGGCATGTTTCTGGGAGAGCTTCTTCGCCTCGCACTGGTCAAGCTTATCAAAGACCCAAGTGTTCCCCTTTTCACCGACGACAACTCATCCTCGAATGATGTTCACAGCACAACACAAATACATGATGGTAGCCCGATATGGAAACAATGGGGTATTGACACAAGCTTCCTCAGTGTATGCGCTGGCGACCACAGCCCCGGTCTGCGCATGCTGAGACAGACCTTGGACAAGGACTATGACATTTCCGCAGTTAGCGCAGAGGATGCCGAAGCTGTTCGAGAGATTGCAGCGGCCATTGGACGTCGTGCTGCTCGCCTCGCCGCCGTCGCGATTGCTGGTGTCGTCATCAACACTGGTCGTCTGGACAAGTCGTCAGGCTCTGCTACCACCGAGGACAAGTCCGGCATTGCTCCACCACGTGGCGATGTTGACGCAAGCGAGGGCGATGAGATTGACGTTGGTGTAGACGGCTCGCTAGTAGAGTTCTACCCCAACTTTGAAGAGTACATTCGCGAGGCACTGCGTGCAATACCCGAGATTGGCACAAAGGGTGAGAAGAGGGTCAGGATTGGCATCGCAAAGGACGGTTCCGGTGTCGGTGCTGCATTGATTGCGCTTGTTGCTGGAAAGGTCAACGCGCCGCAGTAAGTTGTCCACGATGATTACGTGTATCTACGAAAGGAAACGATATACATGACGAGCATTGTATTTAGTCCTTGTGTATATGATTATTGATTATCAAACACAAAAAAAATCTACTTGACGACTACACATTCAGACTGTTGAGAGGGAGATGCTAGTCTTATCTGCCATCTCTGTTTTTTCCTTCTACGTCCCGTATGATCAGCGCGCAATAACAGCAAAGAAGAAACATGGCCAAAATCTAAACACGATGGTGTTTTACCCAAGATTCCCAACAGGGACACGTAAAAGACGATAAGCCTAGTTCGTTATACAGGAACAGTAACACCTCAACGCCCCTTTTAGCGTTCGATGCCGTTCCATACCATGGCTTCTAGCGTCACACGCGAAAAACAATCATGCAAAGGAAGGAAGAACAGGAAGAAGGAAAGATACGTTCGTTACTTTATTGCCCGTGCTTACTTACCCTACCGTCGGTACCTACCGAAACCCACCCACCCAGCAGCTACGCATACCCATCGCACGTCCCTTCCGTCGGGACGACCGAACAAGCCAGCGGCCCGAGCAGAAAGCAAGATGCGCATCCGCGTCGGCGTCGGACAAGCGAAAACGAAGGGGAAAAGTAATATAACATGGTTCACCATTGAAAATGTGAAATCCGGCGCACTGCGCACGGTTAGAAGCAGTGGTAGAGGGAAAAGCAGGGGGAACGGGGGCGTATCTATGGCTTTTTTTGCTGGACACGCAAGTAAGTAACGCAAGCTAAAGGATGATTCCTTTTTTTGGAGACTGGAAACGATGGACTGGGCAGGTGAGAGGGAAAAGGAAGGAAGGGGGGTTTCTGGAAGAAAATGCTAGTGCTGGTTTATGCAGGGTGGAAAGGGAAAAACATGGGCCTAGTGGTAGCGTGGGATGATGCGTGGGTTTGGTGGTGGCTACTACCCCTTTCTCGCTGCAAGGGAAGGAGAGACGGAGCCTGTGGAGAAGGGGCGAGTGGAGGTGTTTGTGGTATGTGGCATAAGGTATGCGGTAATGTGGTAGTTCAAGTGCCGCATATATAGTAGTCGGATCACCATCTATGATACGATCAAATGGGGTGTATTTATCGAAAGATTAGACTATGGGATGAGATATTACGCGAGTGTTGGTATACAGTACGTGAAACTGTAGGATATAATTAACAAGAAGGTCCCGCGGCGACTATGGCACGTCTCTGAGCGGAGGAAGTTTTGATAAGCTGTCCTATTGCCTAGATATATTAGCTGGGTATCGTTGTAGAGTGAAAAATACGATGAATCAAGCGTGTGCAAGATACCTTTTTGTTAACAAAGTTGGGCAAAAAGAGACAAAAGGTACCAAAAAGTTGCAAAAAAGTTGCAAAAAGACATACACCCGATGAGGGGCTCGAACCCTCAACCTTGAGATTAAAAGTCTCACGCGCTAGCCAATTGTGCCAACCGGGTGGGAGCTATTGATGGAGGATTTTTCGATTGAATAAATAATAATCTTAAATTATCAGCCGAAAATGCGGAAAAGGAATCGCAAGCGGGTACCACGGAAAGATGGCAAGCGGTGGGTGACTAACAGAGTCTTACCAAGTGGGGTGGAGTGAGATGGCGGGGCTAGGGTTATGCGTCATCGATTTTTAGGGTATCAGAGTGGAGATGGTTCGGGGGATACTCGGCGATTAGGCATCACAGTTACATTCAAGTGTTATAAGTTATCTTAACTCTGTTTTATGATCCTGATGACCTTGCTCGTCAACCGCTTCTTCTATCTAAGTCATGTATCTCTGGTGGGGCCTTTCTCGCGGATGTAGCGTCTGCTCTTACTTTCGTCGAAAGACAAGTCCTAAACCACCAAAAGATAACGAGAGACCGGTGAAGATAACAAGGGGTCCATACGTCGTCCCGTATCCAAAGTG encodes:
- a CDS encoding Hexokinase, with protein sequence MSRNSSVSSPSEATRPRSSPTQSARQARQANTGTSLVTHTILSLLVLLLALGTAFFAPHLPNAVVRLVTKDHATGFTLRNPIVLQEPSVCPKPEQQVEFVGTFNREHKRSMALADQAKRVAAEFDFSDDALNKAVKEFIREMDEGLVKEGTEMSQIPTYVTAVPNGTEKGLYMAVDLGGTNFRVCSIELHGNTTFSLTQSKVAIPRELMVAKTSKELFSFLAKQIEAFLKLHHEEHYAGTLRRREGKGGEPEDEEIFNLGFTFSFPVHQIGINKGMLMRWTKGFDIQDAVGKDVCALLQQEIDELHLPVKVAALVNDTVGTLMARSYTSPGKTGTLLGAIFGTGTNGAYVEKLDKVSKLTQSKTAGDYDQSTGEMIVNTEWGSFDNSLRTLPNSPYDIELDKNSVNPGIQMFEKRVSGMFLGELLRLALVKLIKDPSVPLFTDDNSSSNDVHSTTQIHDGSPIWKQWGIDTSFLSVCAGDHSPGLRMLRQTLDKDYDISAVSAEDAEAVREIAAAIGRRAARLAAVAIAGVVINTGRLDKSSGSATTEDKSGIAPPRGDVDASEGDEIDVGVDGSLVEFYPNFEEYIREALRAIPEIGTKGEKRVRIGIAKDGSGVGAALIALVAGKVNAPQ